In Nicotiana tabacum cultivar K326 chromosome 19, ASM71507v2, whole genome shotgun sequence, one DNA window encodes the following:
- the LOC107783649 gene encoding chromatin remodeling protein EBS isoform X2, translating into MAKTRANRRTLDSYTVKSINKTVRAGDCVLMRPLESSKPSYVARVEKIESDSRGSNVRVRVRWYYRPEESIGGRRQFHGSKELFLSDHYDKQSADTIEGKCTVHTFKSYTKLDAVGNEDFFCRFEYNSSTGAFNPDRVAVYCKCEMPYNPDDLMVQCEGCSDWFHPTCIDMTPEEAKRLDHFFCQNCSSEDQKKLQNSHATSRLSDTKNLT; encoded by the exons ATGGCTAAAACTCGCGCCAATCGTCGAACCCTAGATTCTTACACGGTTAAATCCATCAACAAAACCGTCCGAG CCGGAGACTGCGTGTTGATGCGACCGTTGGAGTCGTCAAAGCCGTCGTACGTTGCTCGAGTTGAGAAGATTGAGTCCGACAGCAGAGGTAGCAACGTCAGGGTTCGCGTCCGGTGGTACTACCGGCCGGAGGAGTCGATCGGCGGTCGACGTCAATTTCACGGCTCAAAGGAACTGTTCCTGTCCGATCACTACGATAAACAAAGCGCCGACACAATTGAAGGCAAGTGTACGGTCCACACATTCAAGAGCTACACAAAACTCGACGCCGTTGGCAACGAAGATTTCTTTTGCCGATTCGAGTACAATTCTTCTACTGGAGCGTTTAATCCCGACAGAGTTGCCGT GTATTGTAAATGTGAGATGCCTTACAATCCGGATGACCTCATGGTTCAATGCGAGGGCTGCAGTGACTG GTTCCACCCTACTTGCATAGACATGACGCCTGAGGAAGCCAAGAGACTTGACCACTTCTTTTGCCAAAATTGTTCCTCTGAAGATCAGAAGAAATTGCAAAATTCTCATGCTACTTCAAGACTTTCAGATACAAAG AATTTGACCTGA
- the LOC107783649 gene encoding chromatin remodeling protein SHL isoform X1, with product MAKTRANRRTLDSYTVKSINKTVRAGDCVLMRPLESSKPSYVARVEKIESDSRGSNVRVRVRWYYRPEESIGGRRQFHGSKELFLSDHYDKQSADTIEGKCTVHTFKSYTKLDAVGNEDFFCRFEYNSSTGAFNPDRVAVYCKCEMPYNPDDLMVQCEGCSDWFHPTCIDMTPEEAKRLDHFFCQNCSSEDQKKLQNSHATSRLSDTKVESKRRRR from the exons ATGGCTAAAACTCGCGCCAATCGTCGAACCCTAGATTCTTACACGGTTAAATCCATCAACAAAACCGTCCGAG CCGGAGACTGCGTGTTGATGCGACCGTTGGAGTCGTCAAAGCCGTCGTACGTTGCTCGAGTTGAGAAGATTGAGTCCGACAGCAGAGGTAGCAACGTCAGGGTTCGCGTCCGGTGGTACTACCGGCCGGAGGAGTCGATCGGCGGTCGACGTCAATTTCACGGCTCAAAGGAACTGTTCCTGTCCGATCACTACGATAAACAAAGCGCCGACACAATTGAAGGCAAGTGTACGGTCCACACATTCAAGAGCTACACAAAACTCGACGCCGTTGGCAACGAAGATTTCTTTTGCCGATTCGAGTACAATTCTTCTACTGGAGCGTTTAATCCCGACAGAGTTGCCGT GTATTGTAAATGTGAGATGCCTTACAATCCGGATGACCTCATGGTTCAATGCGAGGGCTGCAGTGACTG GTTCCACCCTACTTGCATAGACATGACGCCTGAGGAAGCCAAGAGACTTGACCACTTCTTTTGCCAAAATTGTTCCTCTGAAGATCAGAAGAAATTGCAAAATTCTCATGCTACTTCAAGACTTTCAGATACAAAG GTTGAGTCCAAACGCCGACGGAGGTGA